A stretch of the Vigna radiata var. radiata cultivar VC1973A chromosome 7, Vradiata_ver6, whole genome shotgun sequence genome encodes the following:
- the LOC106768257 gene encoding large proline-rich protein bag6-B isoform X5 → MGSNSTEKIPINNSAESSETTIEIKIKTLDSQTYTLRVDKQMPVPALKEQIASVTGVLSERQRLICQGKVLKDDQLLSAYHVEDGHTLHLVARQPDLPPPGSLPNHSVTEPNSSSSLTGLSHSSQVAPGVFIETFNVPFQGDGVAPEINRIVSAVLGSIGLQNFASGEGIDVREHDSQGSGRISGSSGIFDSSHPQPEQSGFRVLSDRSRNAFGAPATVSLGSLQPPVIPDSLTTLSQYLSHISNEFDAIVREGGNIAQADEAQRNVETRPISSRSASALEGFSSPTLLAEVLLSTRRMIVEQAGECLLQLSRQMENQADVTDPLLRSSIQSRALRTGVLFYNLGAFLLELGRTTMTLRLGQTSSEAVVNGGPAVFISPNGPNHIMVQPLPFQTGTSFGAVPVGAAQSSSSLGSGLGSSFFPRRIDIQIRRGASSTSSNTNQEERNDTQPASVQRNPGENPVNQATSRRPDASFSGEPGVRLVPIRTMVAAAVPGPVVRPPSESSGNSVGLYYPILGRFQHVSSGHVNSEQRSQHSSQHHAAVPSTTDSMLERQSTDDSTRNVGSLSTQSTRPEPSNSRVVNINILAASGPQNNQEPERQVPSSVLQLLRSLFPGGEIHVEDSSVQGITAGSDSDHAATSRGAAQVPEAQPNASEEGIFLSNMLREIMPVISQQVGSEGNPSEDHMAQASSTQVETDVGTSRRPSDSDSSPPNPKRQKGSGVRGFG, encoded by the exons ATGGGAAGTAATAGCACTGAAAAGATCCCAATCAATAACAGTGCTGAAAGTTCAGAAACCACTAttgaaataaagattaaaacatTGGATTCTCAAACGTACACCCTCAGAGTGGATAAACAG ATGCCAGTCCCTGCCCTGAAAGAACAGATTGCTTCTGTAACTGGGGTATTATCTGAACGGCAACGCCTAATTTGCCAAGGAAAAGTTCTGAAGGATGATCAGCTCCTGTCTGCGTATC ATGTTGAAGATGGTCACACCTTGCATCTGGTTGCGAGGCAACCCGACCTACCACCACCAGGAAGTCTGCCCAATCATTCAG TGACTGAACCGAATTCAAGCTCAAGCCTGACAGGCCTCAGTCACAGTAGTCAAGTAGCCCCTGGTGTTTTTATTGAGACTTTCAATGTGCCTTTTCAGGGTGATGGAGTTGCACCTGAAATCAATAGG ATCGTTTCTGCAGTTCTAGGATCCATTGGACTTCAAAATTTTGCGAGTGGTGAAGGGATTGACGTCAGG GAGCATGATTCCCAAGGCTCTGGGAGAATTTCAGGCTCTAGTGGAATATTTGATTCATCTCATCCTCAACCCGAACAATCGGGTTTTCGGGTTTTGTCTGATAGATCACGTAATGCCTTTGGAGCTCCAGCGACAGTATCTCTAGGGTCTTTGCAGCCTCCT GTCATTCCTGATTCTTTGACAACTTTGTCTCAATATTTAAGTCACATAAGCAATGAATTTGATGCAATTG TGAGAGAAGGGGGGAATATTGCCCAAGCAGACGAGGCTCAAAGGAATGTAGAAACTAGACCTATTTCTTCACGTTCGGCTTCAGCTCTAGAAGGGTTTTCATCTCCCACATTGTTGGCAGAGGTTCTGCTTTCTACCAGACGAATGATTGTTGAACAAGCAGGCGAATGCCTACTT CAATTATCAAGGCAGATGGAGAATCAAGCTGATGTAACCGATCCATTGTTGCGGTCAAGCATTCAGTCTAGGGCTTTGAGGACTGGAGTTTTGTTTTATAACCTTGGTGCATTTTTACTCGAGCTTGGTCGCACAACCATGACACTGCGTTTGGGTCAAACATCG TCTGAAGCTGTAGTTAATGGAGGGCCTGCAGTTTTTATATCCCCAAATGGTCCTAACCATATCATGGTTCAG CCCCTTCCTTTTCAAACTGGAACAAGCTTTGGCGCTGTTCCTGTTGGAGCTGCACAGTCTAGCTCAAGTTTAGGTAGTGGACTTGGTTCAAGCTTTTTCCCTAGGCGTATAGATATACAGATACGACGAG GTGcctcatcaacatcatccaaTACCAATCAGGAAGAACGCAATGATACACAACCTGCTTCGGTACAAAGAAATCCAGGTGAAAATCCTGTTAATCAGGCAACCTCTAGGCGTCCAGATGCTTCTTTTTCTGGGGAACCAGGAGTAAGGTTAGTGCCTATTAGAACCATGGTTGCAGCAGCAGTACCGGGTCCTGTGGTCCGTCCGCCTTCAGAATCATCTGGTAATTCTGTAGGTCTTTACTATCCAATTCTTGGGAGATTTCAACACGTGTCTTCGGGACATGTAAATAGTGAACAGAGATCTCAACATTCAAGTCAGCATCATGCTGCAGTACCATCAACTACTGATTCCATGTTGGAAAGGCAAAGCACAGATGATTCTACAAGAAATG TAGGATCCTTATCAACTCAAAGCACAAGACCGGAGCCATCTAATTCTCGTGTTGTAAATATCAATATTCTGGCTGCCAGTGGACCCCAAAACAACCAAGAACCTGAACGGCAAGTACCAAGCAGTGTACTTCAGTTATTAAGGTCACTCTTTCCTGGTGGAGAAATTCATGTGGAAGATTCAAGTGTACAAGGAATAACTGCAGGTTCTGACTCAGATCATGCTGCAACATCAAGGGGGGCTGCCCAAGTCCCCGAAGCACAACCTAATGCCAGTGAAGAAGGaatatttttgtcaaatatGCTCCGTGAAATCATGCCAGTCATATCTCAACAAGTAGGGTCAGAGGGAAATCCTTCTGAAGATCATATGGCTCAAGCTTCTTCAACCCAG GTTGAAACTGATGTCGGGACATCACGCAGACCAAGTGATTCTGACTCAAGCCCCCCAAATCCAAAACGTCAAAAg GGTAGTGGTGTACGAGGCTTTGGTTAG